A section of the Diabrotica virgifera virgifera chromosome 8, PGI_DIABVI_V3a genome encodes:
- the LOC126889624 gene encoding uncharacterized protein LOC126889624 produces MLSFDVSNLFTSVPKNETISLVKTLLINKVIQPHIISSIIDILQICLSQDFFIFNNNFYKQPDGLAMGSCLSPFLADVFMDHLESNYIMKNPEVLHWFRYVDDCLVFVDGQQDSANHLLFKINQIHPNIKFTMELESSNAINFLDLSITRLNNQFNFGIYRKPTQTDHVIHSSSNHPLSHKYSAFRSFIHRLHTLPLSTAEFNKELNIIKQIAVNNDYNPNIIDKLIRKRESNRLQQLAYNSNPVITPIYRSLPFHNTVISEKIKHILCSSDNVHISFKVNNTLNKTLSNTKDPINFMNRSGVYRLSCSDCDASYVGRTYRSLSTRAAEHTKRDNTSAFSHHLKVNKHHLNIPDGVTLIHNIQDKNTLRLDLYEDLEIVRDARTSPNCVNRQLSLNRDFTPIHRQLFP; encoded by the coding sequence atgctttcttttgatgttagcaacctatttacttcagtacccaaaaatgaaacaattagTCTGGTAAAAACTCTCCTAATCAATAAGGTTATTCAACCCCATATCATTTCTTCGATAATAGATATTCTACAAATTTGTCTATCACaagatttctttatttttaacaataatttctataaacaaccagatggtttagcaatgggtagttgcttatccccctttctagctgatgtttttatggatcatttagaatccaattatatcatgaaaaatcctgaaGTTCTACATTGGTTCCGTTACGTAGATGATTGTCTCGTTTTTGTGGATGGTCAGCAAGACTCAGCTAATCACCTTTTATTCAAAATCAATCAAATCCATCCCAATATCAAATTTACTATGGAACTAGAATCATCTAATGCCATTAATTTTTTAGACCTTTCCATTACCAGACTCAACAACCAGTTCAACTTTGGTATTTACCGCAAGCCTACTCAAACtgatcatgttatccattcttCATCCAACCACCCACTGTCTCATAAATATTCTGCTTTTAGGAGTTTCATCCATAGACTACATACACTACCTCTATCTACAGCTGAATTTAACAAGGAACttaatataatcaaacaaatagCAGTCAACAATGATTACAACCCTAATATAATCGACAAGCTCATCCGGAAAAGAGAATCCAATCGTCTTCAGCAACTAGCTTACAATTCAAACCCAGTCATCACACCAATCTATAGGTCCCTACCTTTTCATAATACTGTCATATCTGAGAAGATCAAACACATTCTCTGTTCTTCGGACAATGTCCACATatcatttaaagtcaataacactCTCAACAAAACATTATCTAACACTAAAGATCCAATCAActttatgaatcgtagtggtgtttacagATTATCTTGTTccgattgtgatgcctcttatgTAGGAAGAACCTATAGATCACTGTCTACTAGAGCAGCAGAGCACACTAAACGTGACAATACATCAGCTTTCTCTCACCATCTCAAAGTCAACAAACACCACCTTAACATCCCAGATGGTGTGACTTtgattcataacatccaagataagaatacccttcgtttagacctatatgaggatttagagattgtcagggacgcaaggacaagtccaaactgtgttaaccgtcaactttctcttaaccgtgatttcacccccattcatagacaattatttccataa